From a region of the Myroides sp. JBRI-B21084 genome:
- a CDS encoding DUF2851 family protein, whose translation MKEDFLHYVWRFKKLNNTSLKTVQNNSVVIKNFGLYLGTEGPDFFNAQVFIDGQLWAGTIEMHINASDWYAHHHEVDPAYQNVILHVVWNNDIAVVNKNGAEIPTLVLKDYVNSDVFKAYHQFNSNPRYLFCEDYIHHFSLFEWLLWKEKLMIERLEQFSNRIVSELKLTNNNWEEAFYRLLLRNFGLNINNDAFYQIACFLPLKIIRKEQSNALHVEALLLGTANLLNADVADFYLQTLQKTYNYLKQKYNLKNAVLTPTFFKLRPDNFPTIRLVQFAAFLSQQPFMFDLIRNPETICINNHLLGAKTSQYWQTHYVFGKTHVNRTKKVSESFYNLLLINTILPFQYVYHQQMGTDVLEEVLQHYHSIVAEKNSTTTLFNKLKVPVKTSLDSQSLLFLKKNYCDNRRCLNCEVGIKLMNR comes from the coding sequence ATGAAAGAAGATTTTTTACATTATGTGTGGAGATTTAAAAAGCTTAATAATACTTCACTAAAAACAGTACAAAATAATAGCGTTGTAATTAAAAATTTTGGGTTGTATTTGGGTACAGAAGGCCCCGATTTTTTTAATGCACAGGTTTTTATCGATGGGCAATTATGGGCAGGAACAATAGAAATGCACATAAATGCTTCGGATTGGTATGCACATCACCATGAAGTTGACCCAGCTTACCAAAATGTAATTCTACACGTTGTTTGGAATAATGATATAGCTGTTGTGAATAAAAACGGTGCCGAAATACCAACTTTGGTTTTAAAAGATTATGTAAATAGTGATGTTTTTAAAGCATATCATCAGTTTAATTCAAACCCACGATATTTGTTTTGCGAAGATTACATTCATCATTTCAGCTTGTTTGAATGGTTGCTATGGAAAGAGAAATTAATGATTGAACGCTTAGAGCAATTTTCTAATCGTATTGTATCAGAACTAAAGTTAACAAATAACAATTGGGAAGAAGCTTTTTACCGTTTGTTATTACGCAATTTTGGTTTAAATATTAATAACGATGCTTTTTACCAAATTGCTTGTTTTTTGCCCTTAAAAATTATTCGAAAAGAACAATCGAATGCATTGCATGTAGAAGCTTTGTTATTAGGAACAGCCAATTTGTTAAATGCAGATGTAGCCGATTTTTATTTACAAACCCTACAAAAAACATATAATTATTTAAAACAAAAATACAATTTAAAGAATGCTGTTCTTACGCCTACTTTCTTTAAACTTCGGCCCGATAATTTTCCAACCATTCGTTTGGTACAATTTGCTGCGTTTTTGTCGCAACAACCTTTCATGTTTGATTTAATTCGCAATCCTGAAACCATTTGTATAAACAATCATTTATTAGGTGCAAAAACATCGCAATATTGGCAAACGCATTATGTTTTTGGAAAAACGCATGTAAATCGAACCAAGAAAGTATCAGAATCATTTTATAATTTATTGTTGATAAATACAATTTTGCCTTTTCAATACGTGTACCATCAACAAATGGGTACCGATGTTTTAGAAGAAGTTTTGCAACATTATCATTCAATCGTAGCCGAAAAAAACAGTACTACAACATTGTTTAATAAGCTAAAAGTACCAGTAAAAACGTCGTTAGATAGCCAATCACTTTTGTTTTTAAAGAAGAATTATTGCGATAACCGTCGTTGTTTAAACTGCGAAGTTGGTATTAAATTAATGAATCGTTAA
- a CDS encoding ComEA family DNA-binding protein: MKNIVPFLNRKQQLTLLVFALLTVAVQLLLSFVKKAEINKQTVNYYINTTTQKTIDSLKLIALKKYELQPFNPNFINDYKGFKLGMNTTQIDKLIAFRATGKYVNSANEFQQVTGVSNELLAKISPYFKFPEWTQNKTTISKEIQPVAVQKINLNQANYEQLVALKGIGAYYANLLIAERDKLNGFVHINQLNYIKGLRPETVSLLKQQTFVKATKSISKINVNTASKEQLATIPYMTTYLAREIVVLRSKQNEPLKLEDLEKINNFPLDKLQIIRLYLAF, translated from the coding sequence ATGAAGAATATAGTTCCGTTTTTAAATAGAAAACAACAACTTACCCTTTTGGTTTTTGCATTGCTTACTGTTGCTGTGCAACTACTTTTAAGTTTTGTTAAAAAAGCAGAAATTAACAAGCAAACAGTAAATTATTATATAAATACAACTACACAAAAAACAATTGATAGTTTAAAATTAATTGCTTTAAAAAAATACGAATTACAACCATTTAATCCAAATTTCATAAACGATTACAAAGGATTTAAATTAGGAATGAATACCACACAAATAGATAAATTAATAGCTTTTAGGGCAACAGGTAAATATGTGAATTCGGCCAACGAATTTCAGCAAGTTACCGGTGTTTCAAATGAATTACTTGCTAAAATTTCGCCGTATTTTAAATTTCCGGAGTGGACACAGAATAAGACAACAATTAGTAAAGAAATTCAACCTGTTGCAGTACAAAAAATAAACTTAAACCAAGCTAATTATGAGCAATTAGTTGCTTTAAAAGGAATTGGTGCTTATTATGCCAATTTATTAATTGCTGAACGCGACAAGTTAAATGGTTTTGTACATATCAATCAGCTAAATTATATAAAAGGTTTGCGACCAGAAACGGTTTCGCTTTTAAAGCAACAAACTTTTGTAAAAGCTACAAAAAGTATATCAAAAATAAATGTAAATACCGCAAGTAAAGAACAATTGGCAACAATTCCGTATATGACTACGTATTTGGCTCGTGAAATTGTAGTTTTACGAAGTAAGCAAAACGAACCTTTAAAATTAGAAGATTTAGAAAAAATTAATAATTTTCCGCTTGACAAATTACAGATAATTAGGCTATATTTGGCTTTTTAG
- a CDS encoding acyl-CoA dehydrogenase family protein, which yields MNFEYNETQAMIAQSIRDFAEKEIRPNIMKWDEEQIFPVELFKKLGEMGYMGVLVPEELGGSGLGYHEYITVVEEISKVDSSIGLSVAAHNSLCTNHILTFANDEQKKKWIPKLATGEWIGAWGLTEHNTGSDAGGMATTAVKDGNDWIINGAKNFITHAISGDVAVVIVRTGEKGDSRGMTAFVIEKGTPGFSSGKKENKLGMRASETAELIFDNCRVSDANRLGEVGEGFIQAMKILDGGRISIGALSLGIAKGAYEAALKYSKERVQFGKPISQFQAVGFKLADMATEIEASELLLHKAAYLKNNHKPVTTAGAMAKMYASEVCVKVATEAIQIHGGYGYTKDFPVEKFFRDSKLCTIGEGTTEIQKLVISRNLLKE from the coding sequence ATGAATTTTGAGTATAACGAAACACAAGCAATGATTGCACAATCGATTAGAGATTTTGCAGAAAAAGAAATCCGCCCTAATATAATGAAATGGGACGAAGAGCAAATCTTTCCTGTAGAATTGTTTAAGAAATTAGGAGAAATGGGGTATATGGGCGTTTTGGTTCCTGAAGAATTAGGTGGATCGGGCTTGGGTTATCACGAATACATTACCGTTGTTGAAGAAATCTCTAAAGTAGATTCTTCGATAGGTTTGTCGGTTGCTGCTCACAATTCATTATGTACCAATCATATTTTAACATTTGCAAACGACGAACAAAAGAAAAAATGGATACCAAAATTAGCAACAGGTGAATGGATTGGTGCTTGGGGTTTAACCGAGCATAATACAGGTTCTGATGCGGGTGGTATGGCAACAACTGCTGTTAAAGATGGTAACGATTGGATTATTAATGGTGCCAAAAACTTTATAACGCACGCGATTTCTGGCGATGTTGCTGTTGTTATTGTTCGTACAGGCGAAAAAGGTGATTCTCGTGGAATGACTGCTTTTGTAATTGAAAAAGGAACACCAGGTTTTTCATCGGGCAAAAAAGAAAATAAATTAGGAATGCGTGCTTCTGAAACGGCAGAGTTAATTTTTGATAATTGCCGCGTTTCTGATGCCAACCGTTTAGGCGAAGTAGGCGAAGGATTTATTCAAGCAATGAAAATTTTAGATGGTGGTCGTATCTCAATTGGTGCGTTATCATTAGGAATTGCAAAAGGCGCATACGAAGCGGCGTTGAAATATTCAAAAGAACGCGTACAGTTTGGTAAACCTATTTCGCAATTTCAAGCAGTAGGCTTTAAATTAGCCGATATGGCTACAGAAATTGAAGCTTCAGAATTATTATTACACAAAGCTGCATACTTAAAAAACAACCACAAACCAGTTACTACAGCTGGTGCAATGGCAAAAATGTATGCATCAGAAGTGTGTGTAAAAGTTGCAACCGAGGCTATTCAAATTCACGGTGGGTATGGTTATACAAAAGATTTCCCGGTAGAGAAATTCTTCCGCGATTCTAAATTATGTACTATTGGTGAAGGAACAACCGAAATTCAAAAATTAGTCATCTCTAGAAATCTTTTGAAAGAGTAG
- the rpsU gene encoding 30S ribosomal protein S21 encodes MLIIPIKDGENIDRALKRYKRKFDKTGTLRALRSRKNFTKPSVSKRAQNQKAQYVQRLKDSVEI; translated from the coding sequence ATGTTGATCATTCCAATTAAAGACGGAGAAAATATTGATAGAGCGTTAAAACGCTACAAAAGAAAATTTGATAAAACCGGAACGCTTCGTGCCTTAAGATCTCGTAAAAACTTTACGAAACCTTCAGTATCTAAACGTGCGCAAAATCAAAAAGCTCAATACGTACAACGTTTAAAAGATTCAGTTGAAATTTAA
- a CDS encoding tyrosine-type recombinase/integrase has product MEKYLKPYYDYLLKEKHFSLHTVNAYMKDVEVFYDFTKDTIKNVDEIKYQHIRLWIANLSQNKISNNSINRKVASLKSYFKFLYITKTIKEYPLQAHKALRINKVLQVPFSEAEMEKIDRSAFSNDYFGFQNFVIITLFYTLGIRKTELINLKLYDVDLQKREIKVLGKRSKERIVPILTSLLDVLTEFLQKRNQQFGQTSNQNIFLLKNQQNLNQTFVYRLINNYFRGVTSKGKKSPHVLRHTFATHMLNAGANLNTIKELLGHSSLSSTQIYTHTSIATLQKMYKQTHPRSKAEDENL; this is encoded by the coding sequence ATGGAAAAATATTTAAAGCCTTATTACGATTATCTTTTAAAAGAAAAACATTTTTCATTGCACACCGTAAACGCGTATATGAAAGATGTTGAAGTTTTTTATGACTTTACTAAAGATACTATTAAAAATGTTGACGAAATAAAATACCAACACATTCGTTTGTGGATTGCAAATTTGTCACAAAACAAAATCAGTAATAATTCAATAAATCGAAAAGTAGCATCGCTAAAAAGCTATTTTAAATTTTTATACATTACCAAAACAATTAAAGAGTATCCTTTACAAGCGCATAAAGCTTTGCGAATAAATAAAGTGTTACAAGTTCCTTTTTCAGAAGCAGAAATGGAAAAAATTGATCGATCAGCCTTCTCAAATGACTATTTTGGATTTCAAAATTTTGTTATTATCACCCTTTTTTACACCTTGGGAATAAGAAAAACCGAATTAATAAACCTAAAACTATACGATGTTGATTTACAAAAGCGTGAAATTAAAGTTTTAGGAAAACGATCAAAAGAACGTATAGTGCCTATATTAACTTCATTATTAGATGTTTTAACAGAATTTTTACAAAAAAGAAATCAGCAGTTTGGGCAAACAAGTAACCAAAATATTTTTTTGTTAAAAAATCAACAAAATTTAAATCAAACATTTGTATATCGTTTAATAAATAATTATTTTAGAGGTGTAACATCTAAAGGAAAAAAAAGCCCCCATGTGTTGCGTCATACATTTGCTACACATATGTTAAATGCAGGTGCAAATTTAAATACAATAAAAGAGTTGCTTGGGCATTCAAGTTTATCGTCAACACAAATTTACACGCATACAAGCATAGCCACGTTGCAAAAAATGTACAAACAAACACATCCGCGCTCAAAGGCCGAAGATGAAAATTTATAA
- the hpf gene encoding ribosome hibernation-promoting factor, HPF/YfiA family: MKVNIQAVNFNVDRKLVDFINIRLEKLQQYYDKIVGIDVSLHTENTSDKENKSVDIIVKIPGDDLVVKKTAKTFEEATDLAGAALERLLVKRKEKVKAH; this comes from the coding sequence ATGAAAGTGAATATTCAAGCAGTTAACTTTAATGTTGATCGTAAATTAGTGGACTTTATAAACATTCGTTTAGAAAAATTACAACAATATTATGATAAAATTGTTGGAATTGATGTATCTTTGCATACGGAAAATACAAGTGATAAAGAAAACAAGTCTGTAGATATCATTGTTAAAATTCCAGGCGATGATTTAGTAGTTAAAAAAACAGCTAAAACATTTGAAGAAGCAACAGATTTAGCTGGTGCTGCTTTAGAACGATTGCTTGTAAAACGTAAAGAAAAAGTAAAAGCACATTAA
- the tuf gene encoding elongation factor Tu has product MAKESFDRSKPHLNIGTIGHVDHGKTTLTAAITKVLSDAGLSEAKSFDQIDNAPEEKERGITINTSHVEYATANRHYAHVDCPGHADYVKNMVTGAAQMDGAILVVAATDGPMPQTREHILLGRQVGIPRMVVFMNKVDMVDDAELLELVEMEIRDLLSFYQYDGDNGPVIQGSALGALNGEPKWVETVMSLMAAVDEWIEEPVRDTEKPFLMPIEDVFTITGRGTVATGRIETGVANTGDPVEIIGMGADKLTSTITGVEMFRKILDRGEAGDNVGLLLRGIDKADIRRGMVIVKPGSVKPHAKFKAEVYILKKEEGGRHTPFHNNYRPQFYVRTTDVTGTIMLPEGTDMVMPGDNLTITVDLLQPIALSVGLRFAIREGGRTVGAGQVTEILD; this is encoded by the coding sequence ATGGCAAAAGAAAGTTTTGATCGTTCGAAACCCCATTTAAATATTGGTACTATCGGACACGTAGATCACGGTAAAACAACATTAACAGCTGCTATTACTAAAGTATTATCAGATGCAGGTTTATCAGAAGCAAAATCATTTGATCAAATTGATAATGCTCCAGAAGAAAAAGAAAGAGGTATTACAATTAATACATCTCACGTGGAGTACGCTACAGCTAACCGTCACTATGCTCACGTTGACTGTCCAGGTCACGCGGATTACGTTAAGAACATGGTTACTGGTGCTGCTCAAATGGACGGTGCTATCTTAGTAGTTGCTGCTACAGATGGTCCTATGCCACAAACTCGTGAGCACATCTTATTAGGTCGCCAAGTAGGTATTCCTCGTATGGTTGTATTCATGAACAAAGTGGATATGGTTGATGATGCTGAGTTATTAGAATTAGTAGAAATGGAAATCCGTGATTTATTATCTTTCTATCAATATGATGGTGATAATGGTCCAGTTATCCAAGGTTCTGCTTTAGGTGCATTAAACGGTGAGCCAAAATGGGTTGAAACTGTAATGAGCTTAATGGCTGCAGTTGATGAGTGGATTGAAGAGCCAGTACGTGATACTGAAAAACCATTCTTAATGCCTATCGAAGACGTATTTACAATTACTGGTCGTGGAACTGTTGCTACAGGTCGTATCGAAACAGGTGTTGCTAATACAGGTGATCCAGTTGAAATCATTGGTATGGGTGCAGATAAATTAACTTCTACAATTACAGGGGTTGAGATGTTCCGTAAAATCTTAGACCGTGGTGAAGCAGGTGATAACGTAGGTTTATTATTACGTGGTATTGATAAAGCTGATATCCGTCGTGGTATGGTTATTGTTAAGCCAGGTTCAGTTAAACCACACGCTAAATTCAAAGCTGAGGTTTATATCTTGAAAAAAGAAGAAGGTGGACGTCACACTCCATTCCACAATAACTACCGTCCACAGTTCTACGTTCGTACAACTGACGTAACAGGAACAATCATGTTACCAGAAGGAACGGATATGGTTATGCCAGGTGATAACTTAACAATTACTGTTGATTTATTACAACCAATTGCATTATCAGTAGGTTTACGTTTCGCTATCCGCGAAGGTGGTCGTACAGTAGGTGCAGGTCAGGTAACTGAAATTTTAGACTAA
- the secE gene encoding preprotein translocase subunit SecE, with translation MAKVVNYISDAFTELKANVTWTSWTEVQRYTIIVAIFTVVLSLATWGVDSLFAEALAGFFNLLNS, from the coding sequence ATGGCAAAAGTAGTTAATTATATATCAGATGCGTTTACCGAATTAAAAGCAAATGTTACATGGACATCATGGACAGAGGTGCAACGCTATACTATTATTGTTGCTATTTTCACAGTAGTATTATCATTGGCTACTTGGGGTGTTGATTCCCTATTTGCCGAAGCTCTTGCTGGTTTCTTTAACC